A section of the Nitrospirota bacterium genome encodes:
- a CDS encoding transposase produces MPRIARAVAVGIPHHITQRGNYRQIVFETDDDYRQYLEWLNYYS; encoded by the coding sequence ATGCCAAGGATCGCGAGAGCGGTGGCGGTTGGGATACCGCATCATATAACTCAGCGTGGCAACTATCGTCAGATCGTCTTTGAAACTGACGATGACTATAGACAGTATCTGGAGTGGCTGAACTATTACAGCG
- a CDS encoding RHS repeat-associated core domain-containing protein — protein sequence MRIRLPHPVRLIPALVKLSWGSSLLLLVLLFLLPGFAFGGEKVYFYHTDPAGTPLAMTDANGAVVWRADYKPFGEEQAITGTLESDERFAGKKKDKETGLNYFGARYVKTEVGRFISPDPVGPVDPRSSKINHVLLSNPQNLNPYIYSLNNPYKYIDPNGAFSVEIHRIMTIDVLSGSGFSTKAAQRVAEGNAYVDRLSNQGANYQHSMRNIRQSRSDATHESYQFSRQQLIEAGKMMTKGDYRSGLFLLGEGLHTVQDRKHNWITLLEHGIEEFRTDSNPTIQQRARALSDTQQYLNDFWSVLRNDLRLSNDQISEIQTKIKEYK from the coding sequence ATGAGAATACGGTTGCCGCATCCTGTCCGCCTTATCCCTGCCTTAGTTAAACTCTCTTGGGGAAGTTCCCTTCTTCTGCTCGTACTGCTCTTTTTGCTCCCGGGCTTTGCGTTCGGGGGTGAAAAAGTCTACTTTTACCACACCGACCCTGCCGGCACGCCGCTTGCCATGACTGATGCAAACGGCGCTGTAGTCTGGAGGGCGGATTACAAGCCTTTCGGAGAGGAACAGGCGATAACCGGCACGCTTGAAAGTGATGAGAGGTTTGCAGGGAAGAAGAAGGATAAAGAGACCGGGCTCAATTACTTCGGCGCTCGATATGTGAAAACGGAAGTCGGGCGATTTATCTCCCCTGACCCGGTGGGACCGGTTGATCCGAGGTCCAGTAAGATAAATCATGTTCTCCTTTCAAACCCTCAAAACTTGAATCCTTATATTTACTCGTTGAACAATCCATATAAATACATTGATCCTAATGGAGCTTTTTCCGTTGAAATTCACCGAATAATGACAATTGATGTCTTATCAGGTAGTGGCTTCAGCACAAAGGCTGCTCAAAGAGTTGCTGAGGGCAATGCTTACGTAGACAGGTTATCAAACCAGGGGGCTAATTATCAACACTCCATGAGAAATATTAGGCAGAGCAGGAGCGATGCCACTCACGAATCTTACCAATTTTCGCGGCAACAACTTATTGAGGCAGGTAAAATGATGACAAAGGGCGATTATAGGAGTGGCCTCTTTTTGCTTGGTGAAGGACTCCACACAGTCCAAGATAGGAAACATAATTGGATTACCCTGCTGGAGCACGGTATAGAGGAGTTCAGAACGGATTCGAACCCAACTATACAGCAAAGGGCAAGGGCATTATCCGATACTCAGCAGTATTTGAATGACTTTTGGTCTGTCCTGAGAAACGACTTAAGGCTCAGTAACGATCAAATAAGTGAAATCCAAACCAAAATTAAAGAATACAAATAG
- a CDS encoding branched-chain amino acid ABC transporter substrate-binding protein yields the protein MRRGVLFGVMVLALAVLVSGCGKQEDVIRVGVAAQMTGAEAKMGNDFKNGVSIALEEWNAAGGLLGKRVEMLPGDDQADPKQAVAVANKLVNEGVIGIIGHFNSSCSIPASDVYNRAGVPMITPASTNPQLTERGYRGVFRVCGTDEQQGNVAATFARDTLKVKKVAVLHDKTTYGQGFADLFRKHLGPAIEVVYYGGIAKGDKDFKTVLTSVREKRPELVFFGGIYPETGLLVKQAREINMTVPFLSGDGSIDPKFVEIAGDKAAEGTFLTFSPNPENIPSAKSFIEKYKKKYGELGPYSIYAYDAVNILLTAAKVAGTTDGKAVIDKLHSMEFSGALGTITFTEKGDVSKSPYVVWITRNGKFEEHWKP from the coding sequence GTGAGACGAGGAGTGCTTTTCGGAGTGATGGTGCTCGCGCTGGCGGTGCTGGTTTCGGGCTGCGGCAAGCAAGAGGACGTGATCAGGGTCGGCGTTGCCGCGCAGATGACCGGCGCCGAGGCGAAGATGGGGAACGACTTCAAAAACGGGGTCAGTATCGCCCTGGAGGAGTGGAATGCCGCAGGCGGTCTGCTCGGGAAGAGGGTCGAGATGCTGCCCGGTGACGACCAGGCCGACCCGAAACAGGCGGTGGCAGTGGCCAACAAGCTCGTGAACGAGGGCGTCATCGGCATCATCGGCCATTTCAATTCGAGCTGCTCCATCCCTGCCTCGGATGTCTACAACCGGGCGGGCGTGCCCATGATTACTCCCGCCTCCACCAATCCCCAGCTCACCGAGCGGGGCTACCGGGGCGTCTTCAGGGTCTGCGGCACCGACGAGCAGCAGGGGAACGTGGCCGCAACGTTCGCCCGCGATACTCTCAAGGTCAAGAAAGTAGCAGTCCTGCACGACAAGACCACCTATGGACAGGGCTTCGCCGACCTCTTCAGGAAGCATCTCGGCCCTGCGATCGAGGTCGTCTACTACGGCGGCATCGCCAAAGGCGATAAAGACTTCAAGACCGTGCTCACCTCGGTAAGAGAGAAACGGCCCGAGCTCGTCTTTTTCGGCGGGATCTATCCCGAGACAGGCCTGCTGGTGAAACAGGCGAGGGAGATCAACATGACCGTTCCTTTCCTGAGCGGCGACGGCAGCATCGATCCGAAATTCGTCGAGATCGCCGGCGATAAAGCTGCTGAAGGTACCTTCCTGACCTTCAGCCCCAATCCCGAGAATATCCCCTCGGCAAAGAGCTTCATCGAGAAATACAAAAAGAAATACGGCGAGCTCGGCCCGTACTCCATTTATGCCTACGATGCCGTTAATATCCTCCTCACCGCAGCAAAGGTAGCGGGGACGACCGACGGCAAGGCGGTCATTGACAAGCTCCACTCCATGGAGTTCTCGGGAGCGCTCGGGACCATCACCTTCACCGAGAAAGGAGACGTCTCGAAGTCTCCCTACGTGGTCTGGATAACGAGGAACGGGAAGTTCGAGGAGCACTGGAAACCGTAA